A genomic segment from uncultured Desulfuromonas sp. encodes:
- a CDS encoding response regulator transcription factor, with translation MTHGKIIVVEDDPDLLESVLEYLHIKQFNVAGAANALEFYKKLSSEKFDLAIVDLSLPDGDGLELVEHLRRHIGLGVIILTAQGGTAQKIRGYHCGADYYFVKPVEMAELVAAIHNLLSRLGSKAEVTPLPEESWCLHCQDWTLVGPQKQHIEITGKEMTFLQELVAVNGETVTRTHLLEQLSYPLEGPYGGRCLDTLVARLRKKIKSATGFMPIKTVHALGYRFSSHCRQD, from the coding sequence ATGACCCATGGAAAAATTATCGTTGTCGAAGACGATCCTGATTTGCTGGAAAGTGTGCTTGAGTACCTGCATATCAAACAATTTAACGTTGCTGGTGCCGCTAATGCTTTGGAGTTTTATAAAAAACTCTCCAGCGAAAAGTTTGATTTGGCGATTGTCGATTTGAGCTTGCCAGATGGCGATGGCCTTGAACTTGTTGAACACCTCCGTCGTCACATTGGCTTGGGGGTCATTATTCTTACCGCTCAGGGGGGAACAGCCCAGAAAATACGTGGTTATCACTGCGGTGCCGATTATTATTTTGTCAAACCGGTTGAAATGGCGGAGTTGGTCGCGGCAATTCACAATTTGTTGAGTCGTCTTGGTTCCAAGGCGGAAGTGACACCACTTCCCGAAGAATCCTGGTGTCTTCACTGTCAGGACTGGACCCTGGTGGGGCCACAGAAACAGCACATTGAAATCACCGGAAAGGAAATGACTTTTTTACAGGAGTTGGTGGCTGTTAACGGTGAAACCGTGACAAGAACACACCTTTTAGAACAACTCAGTTACCCTTTGGAGGGACCTTATGGTGGACGGTGTCTGGACACCCTGGTTGCTCGGCTGCGTAAAAAGATTAAATCCGCTACCGGCTTTATGCCAATAAAAACTGTACATGCCTTAGGCTATCGTTTCAGCTCTCATTGCCGACAGGATTAA
- a CDS encoding sensor histidine kinase, giving the protein MRRKCSLIALFLLLFGVLSSSAFADILIDDSRHEIKLQGKFALYSDSSANLSFKDVLQLPASDFKTIPGFLNRGYTEEASWLRFTLRPEHPSTDSWFLWVGPSMIDVVSIYVQTGPNSEDPSHFRLYDLGDTRPFEHRVIDHPQMVVPLELTDGMPHEIFIRVKTKSTHLFEAWLLDSRGLAEKTSEYVFFQGGYLAVILCLAIINLLVATRLWDKRALYYGLYLVTLFGVQCGLEGFIYFLPFPVPAWSSDVLVGSGTGLGFFFFSIFCITLFKTRKRYPLCHIFLICVMALGLLATFLSTSGWYAQCARVLMVCGLVLTVWMMGLAVSLARRGEPAGTLFLMSFSITALGALLHFFRVLGVVPASWLTVYAFHLGSVVHMIIMTLALSERFLLIKEIILKNHREAEENAKQQIKEMTSDLQLKSAQLEEALQIEQQVRENQSGFIDMISHEYRTPLAILKTNLDILDSRFQNKLQIEKKHLEKMIYAVQRLHEIFSHTFSTSFSEDKIVRFTSEQIPVGDFLCQLHKKVMKLWEHGRFVFSVNFPPDVCVLGDRNLLDTALFNLLDNAVKYGMGDGEIFIEATMADLKVQIDVINKIMPDKLLSTYGLLDRSTRGENSQGIHGTGIGLHLVQQIVARHNGAVTVEIIQPDQVRARVRLPMVQD; this is encoded by the coding sequence ATGCGTAGAAAATGTTCACTCATAGCCCTTTTTCTTCTCCTGTTTGGCGTGCTTTCGTCATCGGCTTTTGCCGACATCCTGATCGATGACTCCCGTCATGAAATTAAACTTCAGGGAAAATTTGCTCTGTATTCGGATTCCTCTGCAAACCTTTCCTTTAAAGATGTTTTACAGTTGCCCGCTTCAGATTTTAAAACGATTCCCGGTTTTTTGAATCGCGGCTACACCGAGGAGGCCAGCTGGTTACGTTTCACTCTCAGACCTGAACATCCATCGACAGATTCCTGGTTTCTCTGGGTCGGCCCCAGTATGATCGATGTCGTATCGATCTATGTTCAAACCGGACCGAACTCAGAAGATCCAAGTCATTTTCGCCTGTATGATCTTGGCGATACCCGTCCTTTCGAGCATCGTGTCATTGATCACCCTCAGATGGTGGTACCGTTGGAACTTACAGATGGTATGCCGCATGAGATTTTTATTCGTGTCAAAACCAAAAGCACGCATCTTTTTGAGGCCTGGCTGCTGGACAGTCGTGGCCTGGCGGAAAAAACATCTGAATATGTTTTTTTTCAGGGTGGCTATCTGGCGGTTATTCTCTGTCTGGCCATTATCAATTTACTCGTAGCTACTCGCCTGTGGGACAAGCGCGCTCTGTATTACGGCTTGTATCTGGTGACACTGTTCGGCGTACAATGCGGTCTGGAAGGATTTATTTATTTTCTTCCTTTTCCTGTCCCTGCCTGGAGCTCGGATGTTCTGGTCGGTAGTGGCACCGGACTGGGCTTTTTTTTCTTCTCTATCTTTTGTATTACGTTATTCAAAACCCGCAAAAGATACCCACTGTGCCATATCTTTTTAATTTGTGTCATGGCGCTTGGTCTGTTGGCGACGTTCTTGTCAACAAGTGGTTGGTACGCGCAATGTGCCCGTGTCTTGATGGTGTGTGGTCTGGTTTTGACGGTGTGGATGATGGGGTTAGCCGTTTCTCTTGCGCGTCGTGGAGAGCCCGCAGGCACGTTGTTTCTGATGTCCTTTTCCATAACCGCTCTTGGAGCACTTCTCCATTTTTTTCGGGTTTTGGGAGTGGTGCCAGCTTCATGGTTGACGGTGTATGCTTTTCATCTTGGCTCCGTTGTTCATATGATCATTATGACGCTGGCCTTAAGTGAGCGTTTCCTCTTGATAAAAGAGATTATTTTAAAGAACCACAGGGAAGCTGAAGAAAACGCCAAGCAGCAAATAAAAGAAATGACCAGCGATTTACAGCTGAAGAGTGCGCAACTTGAGGAAGCACTGCAAATTGAGCAACAAGTCAGGGAGAATCAGTCGGGATTTATTGATATGATCTCCCACGAATACAGGACGCCCTTGGCGATTTTAAAAACCAATCTGGATATCCTTGATTCTCGTTTTCAGAACAAGCTGCAGATTGAAAAAAAACATCTGGAAAAGATGATCTACGCCGTCCAGCGACTTCATGAAATATTTTCCCACACGTTCAGCACAAGTTTTTCTGAGGACAAGATTGTCCGTTTTACCAGTGAGCAGATTCCGGTCGGAGACTTTTTGTGCCAACTGCACAAAAAAGTGATGAAACTATGGGAACATGGTCGTTTTGTTTTCTCAGTCAACTTCCCACCGGATGTTTGTGTTCTAGGTGATCGTAACTTGTTGGATACAGCGTTGTTTAACCTCCTTGATAATGCTGTTAAGTATGGAATGGGGGATGGGGAAATTTTTATTGAAGCCACGATGGCTGACTTGAAGGTGCAAATTGATGTCATCAACAAGATCATGCCGGATAAATTATTGTCGACCTATGGCTTGCTGGATCGAAGCACTCGAGGGGAAAATTCACAGGGTATCCATGGAACCGGTATTGGTCTCCATCTTGTCCAGCAGATCGTTGCACGCCACAACGGAGCTGTGACAGTTGAGATCATCCAGCCGGACCAGGTGAGAGCAAGGGTTCGATTGCCGATGGTTCAGGATTGA
- a CDS encoding TolC family protein, with amino-acid sequence MTKIFFLKMVMFGLILGHFLCAELFAQNLSLQQCLQLGLSQNPEIRSYMLSHEEADVAIKEAWGEFLPTLSFEYRYNQLSNDSSKETDNDYLDQDSDSFSCRLTQPLFSGLSGVAGVKHARTFRDYRQQELNAILLQRTREIRTSFYEYLQASQRSEQWRASVGRLESQKEIATAWVEQELAPRLRLLETEVELSNARHELIRSEAEKAVAKARMRQWLALSPQEDFDLIGNFDRPETFCGASLESCIEQALQRRPELAAAQLDVELARLDKNKIMARNMPQAQLEASWTDYQRDYDTDQYNDDDRDYYSVSLNVTMRPFQGGKNYYAWRKQNVTIDRLTQRLAYQRHAIVNEVETRYQQLHEARARINNGQDALSAARAAYEVASRSAELGVVSLNDLLDSELRLTRAEISLIDSQAAWQLARVQLDYAVAGEVRQDAPF; translated from the coding sequence ATGACGAAAATATTTTTCTTAAAAATGGTGATGTTTGGATTGATCCTGGGACACTTTCTGTGCGCAGAACTCTTTGCTCAGAACCTTTCTTTGCAACAGTGTCTGCAGCTTGGACTGAGCCAAAACCCTGAAATTCGATCCTATATGTTGTCCCATGAAGAGGCTGACGTTGCCATTAAGGAGGCTTGGGGAGAATTCCTGCCGACGTTGAGTTTTGAATATCGTTATAACCAGCTGAGCAACGATTCCTCCAAAGAGACGGATAATGACTATCTTGATCAGGATAGCGACAGCTTCAGTTGTCGTTTGACCCAACCGCTGTTCAGTGGCCTGTCCGGTGTCGCCGGCGTTAAGCATGCCCGTACGTTTCGTGATTATCGTCAACAGGAGCTCAATGCCATTCTGTTGCAGCGTACGCGGGAAATCAGGACGAGTTTTTATGAATATCTGCAGGCAAGCCAACGCTCTGAGCAATGGCGGGCTTCCGTAGGTCGTTTAGAGAGCCAGAAGGAGATTGCAACCGCCTGGGTTGAGCAGGAGCTTGCCCCTCGTTTGCGGCTTCTCGAAACTGAAGTTGAACTATCCAATGCCAGACATGAACTTATTCGCTCAGAAGCGGAAAAAGCCGTTGCCAAAGCGCGGATGCGCCAATGGTTGGCGCTTTCCCCCCAAGAGGATTTTGACCTGATTGGCAATTTTGACCGACCCGAGACTTTTTGCGGAGCATCGCTGGAGTCTTGTATTGAACAGGCGTTGCAAAGGAGGCCGGAACTGGCTGCAGCGCAACTTGATGTGGAACTGGCGCGTCTGGACAAAAATAAAATTATGGCCAGAAACATGCCTCAGGCGCAACTGGAAGCGTCATGGACGGATTATCAGCGCGATTACGACACGGATCAGTATAACGACGATGATCGTGATTATTACAGCGTCAGTCTTAACGTGACGATGAGACCCTTCCAAGGGGGGAAAAACTACTATGCTTGGCGTAAGCAAAACGTGACCATTGACCGTTTGACACAAAGACTGGCCTATCAACGCCATGCGATTGTCAACGAAGTAGAGACCCGCTACCAGCAGCTTCATGAAGCCAGGGCGCGTATCAATAACGGACAAGATGCCCTGTCTGCCGCTCGAGCGGCATATGAGGTGGCCAGTCGATCAGCGGAATTGGGGGTTGTCTCCCTCAATGATTTGCTTGATTCAGAACTGCGTCTGACGCGTGCAGAGATCAGTCTGATCGACTCTCAGGCGGCGTGGCAGCTGGCACGGGTCCAGCTTGACTACGCTGTTGCCGGAGAGGTTCGCCAGGATGCGCCATTTTGA
- a CDS encoding HlyD family type I secretion periplasmic adaptor subunit yields MSELDDNKEQDQPGKKPAEGKWWSRFFKTHISEEDYEKLGDEQAAAPELDIHFTDRRRLINAGLLVIILFFGCGGLWISLAQISGAVIASGEVRVDSERKTVQHLEGGIVRSILVRNGDRVEAGQPLIVLDSSRIIAATDQLKLQIMSALLTQARLQAEKDLAEKVVWPASEEGIATEKYDELKESEEKVFVNGRQSLLTQMGLLRKQIDQLYQQDLSLEARRQAEEKIVATLQEELDAKLILYQDHYIDKTRILELRRAIAEHQGQQAQVRGSQAELREKIAEFELRISGLQTTYQQQASSRQAEIRQRLFDLQQQLVPLIDARQRLTVTAPVAGEVVALQVHSEGGVISPGQPLLDLVPKDTALIIECPIMVKDITHLYKGQPADVQLLAFNQRTTPKIKGTVVYISADRLMRQTPYGEQPAYIAHVELEKQMLRENDLYLTAGMPAAVFIRTEPRTVLDYLLEPLKQNFERALREN; encoded by the coding sequence ATGTCTGAGCTAGATGATAATAAAGAACAAGATCAACCCGGTAAAAAACCTGCTGAGGGCAAATGGTGGTCCCGTTTTTTTAAGACCCATATCAGTGAAGAAGATTATGAAAAACTTGGCGATGAGCAAGCTGCTGCTCCAGAACTCGATATTCATTTTACTGATCGTAGGCGACTAATCAATGCCGGGCTGTTGGTGATCATTCTGTTTTTTGGCTGTGGCGGATTGTGGATCAGCTTAGCCCAGATCAGCGGTGCTGTTATTGCTTCCGGCGAAGTGCGTGTTGATAGTGAACGCAAAACGGTCCAGCATCTTGAAGGGGGAATCGTCCGTTCAATCCTGGTGCGTAACGGTGACCGGGTTGAGGCCGGCCAGCCCCTCATTGTGCTCGACAGCTCTCGTATTATTGCGGCAACAGACCAGCTAAAGCTGCAGATTATGTCCGCGTTATTGACTCAGGCACGTCTTCAGGCAGAAAAGGATCTGGCGGAAAAAGTGGTCTGGCCTGCCAGCGAAGAAGGTATCGCAACTGAAAAATATGATGAACTCAAAGAGAGTGAAGAAAAGGTTTTTGTCAATGGTCGACAATCCTTGCTGACCCAAATGGGTTTGTTGCGTAAGCAGATCGATCAGCTTTATCAGCAGGATCTCAGTCTTGAGGCCCGTCGGCAGGCGGAAGAAAAGATTGTCGCCACCCTGCAAGAAGAGCTGGATGCCAAATTGATCTTATATCAGGACCATTATATTGATAAAACTCGGATTCTTGAGTTGCGGCGTGCGATTGCCGAGCATCAGGGTCAGCAGGCTCAGGTCAGAGGTTCTCAAGCGGAACTTCGTGAAAAGATCGCTGAATTCGAATTGAGAATCAGTGGACTGCAAACCACCTACCAGCAACAGGCCAGCAGTCGACAAGCCGAAATCCGCCAACGCCTCTTTGACCTTCAACAGCAACTCGTTCCGCTCATTGATGCCCGGCAACGTCTGACCGTCACGGCTCCGGTCGCCGGAGAAGTCGTAGCGTTGCAGGTTCATTCCGAAGGCGGAGTCATCAGCCCCGGCCAGCCGTTGTTGGATCTTGTGCCCAAGGATACAGCGTTGATTATTGAATGTCCGATCATGGTCAAGGACATCACGCATCTGTATAAAGGACAGCCGGCCGATGTCCAGCTGCTGGCATTTAACCAGCGCACGACGCCGAAGATCAAGGGAACGGTTGTCTATATTTCCGCAGACCGCTTGATGCGCCAGACGCCTTACGGTGAACAGCCCGCCTATATTGCCCATGTTGAGCTTGAAAAGCAGATGCTGCGTGAAAATGATCTGTATCTGACTGCCGGAATGCCGGCGGCGGTTTTTATTCGGACCGAACCCCGCACGGTACTGGATTATCTTCTTGAGCCTCTTAAGCAGAACTTTGAACGGGCGTTGCGTGAAAACTAG
- a CDS encoding type I secretion system permease/ATPase: MMKEFFRQWRPYLVYGALFSLFINVLQLTFPLYMLQIYDRVLASYSLPTLYALTLAAVVSLIVMAALEFIRSRLLVRCGVEIDQCLSATVLDQLIKQSVHAQPSTQQASLRDVNLLRNFFAGSAIFTLFDIPWSPIFLAVIYLLHPLLGLVATGGAVLLIVFAVLNERMTRKPLDTANTVNGFAMKFVDIARRNAHTVGCLGMVAAATQKWQGYNDSVTKLQTEASRQSGLIQSLSSWLRQSMQVFIYGVGAWLTLKGEATAGCMIASSIIMGKALAPVQMGISSWKSMIEARGAWSRLDTLLTDIDKRETMELPPPQGNLQAEHVSFAVGIVPILRDIHFSLNAGESLGLIGPSGAGKSTLCRLLLGLWRPQHGTVRLDGADIYTWDPQALGPWLGYLSQDVELFSGSVAENIARLGSIDSEKVITAARRAGVHEMILNFPLGYDTPVGEGGAVLSGGQRQRIGLARALYGDPRLVILDEPNANLDEEGEAALVRAFAALKSDGVTVIVVSHKPTLLAGMDKILMLKNGQTALFGPRDAVFAKLMEAQSSQRPEGRVAQ, translated from the coding sequence ATGATGAAAGAATTTTTTAGGCAATGGCGTCCCTATCTGGTTTACGGCGCCCTGTTCAGTCTGTTTATCAATGTATTGCAACTGACCTTCCCATTATACATGTTGCAGATTTATGACCGGGTCCTTGCCAGTTACAGTTTGCCGACGCTTTATGCACTCACTCTGGCGGCTGTGGTTTCTTTGATCGTCATGGCCGCTCTGGAATTTATCCGTTCCCGTTTGTTGGTGCGCTGTGGTGTTGAAATTGATCAGTGCCTCAGCGCGACGGTTCTCGATCAGCTGATTAAACAATCCGTTCATGCGCAGCCCTCAACCCAGCAAGCCTCGTTGCGAGACGTCAATCTGTTGCGAAATTTTTTTGCCGGTAGTGCCATTTTCACGTTATTCGATATCCCCTGGTCGCCGATTTTTCTTGCGGTGATCTACCTGCTGCATCCGTTGCTCGGCCTGGTCGCCACGGGTGGCGCGGTGCTGCTCATTGTGTTTGCTGTGCTCAATGAACGGATGACCCGTAAACCGTTGGATACGGCCAATACGGTCAATGGTTTTGCCATGAAATTTGTCGATATCGCACGGCGCAATGCTCATACCGTCGGTTGTCTGGGGATGGTGGCCGCCGCGACGCAAAAATGGCAAGGCTACAATGACAGCGTGACAAAATTGCAGACGGAAGCGAGTCGGCAATCCGGCCTGATTCAATCGCTGTCGAGCTGGCTGCGGCAGTCGATGCAGGTGTTTATTTATGGTGTCGGCGCTTGGTTGACCTTAAAGGGTGAAGCGACCGCAGGGTGCATGATTGCTTCCTCCATTATCATGGGCAAGGCACTGGCTCCCGTACAGATGGGGATCAGTTCGTGGAAAAGCATGATTGAAGCTCGCGGTGCCTGGAGCCGACTGGACACCTTGCTGACGGATATTGACAAACGGGAAACCATGGAACTTCCTCCGCCACAGGGCAATCTTCAAGCGGAACATGTTTCGTTTGCCGTGGGGATTGTTCCAATTTTGCGGGATATTCATTTTTCGCTTAATGCCGGAGAATCCCTGGGCTTGATCGGTCCTTCCGGTGCCGGAAAATCAACCCTGTGCCGATTGTTGCTGGGGCTTTGGCGGCCACAGCATGGCACCGTGCGTCTCGACGGGGCGGATATCTATACCTGGGATCCTCAGGCGTTGGGTCCCTGGCTGGGGTACTTGTCGCAGGATGTTGAGTTATTCAGCGGTTCTGTTGCAGAAAATATTGCCCGTCTCGGCAGCATTGACTCCGAAAAAGTGATTACCGCCGCCCGTCGGGCCGGTGTTCATGAAATGATTCTCAATTTTCCTCTCGGTTATGATACTCCCGTCGGCGAAGGCGGTGCGGTGTTGTCCGGTGGTCAACGTCAACGTATCGGCTTGGCACGGGCACTTTATGGCGATCCTCGTTTGGTTATTCTTGACGAACCTAATGCCAATCTCGATGAAGAAGGGGAAGCGGCGTTGGTAAGGGCGTTCGCGGCACTGAAAAGCGATGGGGTCACTGTGATTGTTGTGTCCCACAAACCGACGCTTCTGGCCGGGATGGATAAGATTCTGATGCTGAAAAACGGCCAGACGGCTTTGTTCGGTCCACGTGACGCGGTGTTTGCCAAACTTATGGAGGCTCAGAGTTCGCAGCGCCCAGAGGGCCGGGTTGCGCAATAG